Proteins from one Triticum aestivum cultivar Chinese Spring chromosome 7A, IWGSC CS RefSeq v2.1, whole genome shotgun sequence genomic window:
- the LOC123151602 gene encoding BURP domain-containing protein 17 isoform X2: MQHIALQRAHTMDVLLSLVSLLLITGGGSPHVSFANAATTNSVTPRAYWEAVLPGTPIPPAVSDLLVQQEVRASPDDIDLKFVKGLRKIGPYYKKLKSEADQGEEHSHTASQAEHKLKEDSLSYGSKDGDNLKEVSVSYGAKVGERPEKVSVSYGVGAKDVPKRDFVAQEDVKEVSLSYESKGENNLKEVSVSHGSKNRDFVAQEGDLKEVSVSYGLDEGKNEHIEVLNQGEDDPHRVTMSYRPEQEDDPNKATMTYKAEQEDDPNKVTMSYRSEQEEDPHKVTMSYGSKQEDDPNKVTMTYRSEQEEDPHKVTMSYGSQQEDDPNKATMTYRSEQQEDPHKVTMSYGSNHAEYTNKLTMTYGSKDEVDPNKATMSYRSEHENDLKTVSTGHMAHIEGKASHHVHSHSHMNKRQADVFFFRDMLRPGSMITPTIPPTNSLPTLLPRHVADSLPFSIERLPDIVAMFAPTSLGMIRDIRWTLDTCEHPRTLPGEKAGCATSLESLGELTTSLLRTSNVRAFSAAKLPVEAPGTPALRGRYNVTAARRLSKSSEIVTCHDLTYPYAVYYCHTSNPTAAYAVTLASVDGGAAPATMEALAVCHLDTSQWSLKHPFFALHNVKPGDVAVCHFLTKLSVVWVQAGEPGNAHAAAR, translated from the exons ATGCAACACATTGCACTGCAGCGCGCGCACACCATGGATGTACTCCTGTCACTCGTCTCGCTTCTTCTG ATTACTGGAGGAGGCAGTCCTCATGTGAGCTTCGCCAATGCGGCCACGACGAACTCGGTGACGCCGAGGGCGTACTGGGAGGCGGTGCTTCCCGGAACTCCAATTCCCCCAGCCGTCAGCGACCTGTTAGTCCAACAagaag TGCGTGCCTCTCCAGACGATATTGATCTCAAGTTTGTCAAAGGACTACGAAAAATCGGACCATATTATAAGAAACTCAAGTCAGAAGCTGATCAAGGGGAAGAACATAGTCATACTGCATCACAAGCTGAACATAAGTTAAAGGAGGACTCTTTGTCGTATGGATCAAAAGATGGAGACAATTTAAAGGAGGTCTCTGTGTCATATGGGGCAAAAGTTGGAGAGAGACCGGAAAAAGTCTCGGTGTCTTATGGGGTAGGTGCCAAAGATGTTCCAAAGAGAGACTTCGTGGCACAAGAAGATGTGAAGGAGGTTTCTCTGTCATATGAATCAAAAGGTGAAAATAATTTAAAAGAAGTATCTGTGTCACATGGATCAAAAAATAGAGACTTTGTGGCACAAGAAGGAGATCTAAAAGAAGTCTCAGTGTCATATGGGTTAGATGAAGGAAAAAATGAACATATTGAAGTCTTGAATCAAGGTGAAGATGATCCACATAGAGTCACAATGTCATACAGGCCAGAACAAGAAGATGATCCCAATAAAGCTACAATGACATACAAGGCAGAACAAGAAGATGATCCCAATAAAGTTACAATGTCATATAGGTCAGAACAAGAGGAAGATCCACATAAAGTCACAATGTCATATGGGTCGAAACAAGAAGATGATCCCAATAAAGTTACAATGACATATAGGTCAGAACAAGAAGAAGATCCACATAAAGTTACAATGTCATATGGGTCGCAACAAGAAGATGATCCCAATAAAGCTACGATGACATATAGGTCAGAACAACAAGAAGATCCACATAAAGTTACAATGTCATACGGGTCAAACCATGCAGAGTATACAAATAAACTTACAATGACATATGGGTCAAAAGATGAAGTGGATCCAAACAAAGCTACAATGTCATATAGGTCGGAACATGAAAATGACCTAAAGACCGTTTCTACGGGGCATATGGCACACATAGAAG GAAAGGCGAGCCACCATGTTCACTCTCATAGCCACATGAACAAAAGACAGGCGGATGTTTTCTTCTTCCGCGACATGCTGCGGCCAGGGTCAATGATCACCCCGACCATCCCGCCGACCAACTCCTTGCCGACGCTTCTTCCCCGCCACGTCGCCGACTCCCTTCCATTCTCCATCGAGCGCCTCCCGGACATCGTCGCGATGTTTGCGCCAACGTCCCTTGGGATGATTAGAGACATTCGGTGGACGCTGGACACCTGTGAGCACCCACGGACGCTCCCCGGCGAAAAAGCAGGATGCGCCACCTCCCTCGAGTCCCTCGGCGAGCTCACGACGTCCCTTCTCAGAACGTCCAACGTCCGTGCGTTCTCCGCCGCCAAGCTTCCCGTGGAAGCCCCGGGCACACCGGCACTGCGGGGGAGGTACAACGTGACggctgcccgaaggctctccaagTCATCGGAGATCGTGACCTGCCACGACTTGACGTACCCGTATGCGGTGTACTACTGCCACACATCCAACCCCACCGCCGCGTACGCGGTGACGCTGGCGAGCGTGGATGGGGGCGCGGCGCCAGCGACAATGGAGGCGTTGGCCGTGTGCCACCTCGACACGTCGCAATGGAGCCTGAAGCACCCGTTCTTTGCGCTGCACAACGTCAAGCCAGGGGATGTCGCTGTGTGCCACTTCCTCACCAAGCTAAGCGTGGTGTGGGTGCAGGCCGGCGAGCCCGGAAACGCACATGCGGCGGCCCGGTAG
- the LOC123151602 gene encoding BURP domain-containing protein 17 isoform X1, which translates to MQHIALQRAHTMDVLLSLVSLLLITGGGSPHVSFANAATTNSVTPRAYWEAVLPGTPIPPAVSDLLVQQEVRASPDDIDLKFVKGLRKIGPYYKKLKSEADQGEEHSHTASQAEHKLKEDSLSYGSKDGDNLKEVSVSYGAKVGERPEKVSVSYGVGAKDVPKRDFVAQEDVKEVSLSYESKGENNLKEVSVSHGSKNRDFVAQEGDLKEVSVSYGLDEGKNEHIEVLNQGEDDPHRVTMSYRPEQEDDPNKATMTYKAEQEDDPNKVTMSYRSEQEEDPHKVTMSYGSKQEDDPNKVTMTYRSEQEEDPHKVTMSYGSQQEDDPNKATMTYRSEQQEDPHKVTMSYGSNHAEYTNKLTMTYGSKDEVDPNKATMSYRSEHENDLKTVSTGHMAHIEATGKASHHVHSHSHMNKRQADVFFFRDMLRPGSMITPTIPPTNSLPTLLPRHVADSLPFSIERLPDIVAMFAPTSLGMIRDIRWTLDTCEHPRTLPGEKAGCATSLESLGELTTSLLRTSNVRAFSAAKLPVEAPGTPALRGRYNVTAARRLSKSSEIVTCHDLTYPYAVYYCHTSNPTAAYAVTLASVDGGAAPATMEALAVCHLDTSQWSLKHPFFALHNVKPGDVAVCHFLTKLSVVWVQAGEPGNAHAAAR; encoded by the exons ATGCAACACATTGCACTGCAGCGCGCGCACACCATGGATGTACTCCTGTCACTCGTCTCGCTTCTTCTG ATTACTGGAGGAGGCAGTCCTCATGTGAGCTTCGCCAATGCGGCCACGACGAACTCGGTGACGCCGAGGGCGTACTGGGAGGCGGTGCTTCCCGGAACTCCAATTCCCCCAGCCGTCAGCGACCTGTTAGTCCAACAagaag TGCGTGCCTCTCCAGACGATATTGATCTCAAGTTTGTCAAAGGACTACGAAAAATCGGACCATATTATAAGAAACTCAAGTCAGAAGCTGATCAAGGGGAAGAACATAGTCATACTGCATCACAAGCTGAACATAAGTTAAAGGAGGACTCTTTGTCGTATGGATCAAAAGATGGAGACAATTTAAAGGAGGTCTCTGTGTCATATGGGGCAAAAGTTGGAGAGAGACCGGAAAAAGTCTCGGTGTCTTATGGGGTAGGTGCCAAAGATGTTCCAAAGAGAGACTTCGTGGCACAAGAAGATGTGAAGGAGGTTTCTCTGTCATATGAATCAAAAGGTGAAAATAATTTAAAAGAAGTATCTGTGTCACATGGATCAAAAAATAGAGACTTTGTGGCACAAGAAGGAGATCTAAAAGAAGTCTCAGTGTCATATGGGTTAGATGAAGGAAAAAATGAACATATTGAAGTCTTGAATCAAGGTGAAGATGATCCACATAGAGTCACAATGTCATACAGGCCAGAACAAGAAGATGATCCCAATAAAGCTACAATGACATACAAGGCAGAACAAGAAGATGATCCCAATAAAGTTACAATGTCATATAGGTCAGAACAAGAGGAAGATCCACATAAAGTCACAATGTCATATGGGTCGAAACAAGAAGATGATCCCAATAAAGTTACAATGACATATAGGTCAGAACAAGAAGAAGATCCACATAAAGTTACAATGTCATATGGGTCGCAACAAGAAGATGATCCCAATAAAGCTACGATGACATATAGGTCAGAACAACAAGAAGATCCACATAAAGTTACAATGTCATACGGGTCAAACCATGCAGAGTATACAAATAAACTTACAATGACATATGGGTCAAAAGATGAAGTGGATCCAAACAAAGCTACAATGTCATATAGGTCGGAACATGAAAATGACCTAAAGACCGTTTCTACGGGGCATATGGCACACATAGAAG CAACAGGAAAGGCGAGCCACCATGTTCACTCTCATAGCCACATGAACAAAAGACAGGCGGATGTTTTCTTCTTCCGCGACATGCTGCGGCCAGGGTCAATGATCACCCCGACCATCCCGCCGACCAACTCCTTGCCGACGCTTCTTCCCCGCCACGTCGCCGACTCCCTTCCATTCTCCATCGAGCGCCTCCCGGACATCGTCGCGATGTTTGCGCCAACGTCCCTTGGGATGATTAGAGACATTCGGTGGACGCTGGACACCTGTGAGCACCCACGGACGCTCCCCGGCGAAAAAGCAGGATGCGCCACCTCCCTCGAGTCCCTCGGCGAGCTCACGACGTCCCTTCTCAGAACGTCCAACGTCCGTGCGTTCTCCGCCGCCAAGCTTCCCGTGGAAGCCCCGGGCACACCGGCACTGCGGGGGAGGTACAACGTGACggctgcccgaaggctctccaagTCATCGGAGATCGTGACCTGCCACGACTTGACGTACCCGTATGCGGTGTACTACTGCCACACATCCAACCCCACCGCCGCGTACGCGGTGACGCTGGCGAGCGTGGATGGGGGCGCGGCGCCAGCGACAATGGAGGCGTTGGCCGTGTGCCACCTCGACACGTCGCAATGGAGCCTGAAGCACCCGTTCTTTGCGCTGCACAACGTCAAGCCAGGGGATGTCGCTGTGTGCCACTTCCTCACCAAGCTAAGCGTGGTGTGGGTGCAGGCCGGCGAGCCCGGAAACGCACATGCGGCGGCCCGGTAG